ATAGTAACCGAAGGAAAAAGGCCATACTTTTCAAAAGCAACTAACGCCCCTGGTAAAATCTGTTTTATTATTTTTTCTTTATCCATGGATTGCTTCTCCTTTTATACTTTAATATTTAAATAGATGAATAAAATAATAATTTTGTAATATACAATCTCAAAATTACAAATTCAAATTGTATATTTATTTATAATATGTCGTATATGTCATATTGATAAGAATTAATAATAGTTGCAATGGAAACTAAAATGTTATATTATTAAATTAGTAGGAAGTGCAACTAATTTTGGAGGTATAAATAAATGAATGAAAATAGAAACTCTGTAGCAAGGTGGATTTCTCTTTTGCACAGACATGGCCATGAATATGTGGGAAGGCAACTTAAGCAATATAATATAAATAAAGGTCAATATATATTTTTAAATGCATTATATAAGAAAGATGGAATAAGGCAGGAGGAATTATCGGATTACCTTAAGATTGATAAAGGTACCACAGCGAAGGCTATTAAAAAGTTAGAGGATGATGAGTATATTATTAGAATAGTAGATGTGAAAGATAAGAGAGCCTATAATGTTTACCTTACTGATAAAGCATTAAAAATAAAACCTACGGTAAGAAAAGCTATGATGGCTTGGACAGATATTTTATTCTTAGGATTTAGTAAAGAGGAAAAGGAAACTGCCTTAGTACTATTAGAACGAATGGGTGAAAATGCCACCAACATAAATGACCATTTTACAGATGATGCAGCACATTAGGAGATGATAATAGTGGATATACTGGCTTCTGCTAAACGATTTATTAACAATAACTTTCATGCTCTCACACATAAGAATTATAGATATTTTTGGCTTGGACAATGTGTTTCCTTAATAGGTACTTGGACACAAAACATAGGTCAATCTTGGCTAGTGCTTTCCTTAACAGGTTCACCATTTTTACTTGGACTTGTTGGAACCATGCAATTTTTACCCGTAACCTTTTTCTCATTGTTTGCTGGGGTAGTAACAGATAAATTCCCAAAGAAAAAAATACTGATTTTCACTCAGACGGTATCCATGATATTAGCTTTTATATTATCTGGA
This DNA window, taken from Clostridium estertheticum, encodes the following:
- a CDS encoding MarR family winged helix-turn-helix transcriptional regulator — translated: MNENRNSVARWISLLHRHGHEYVGRQLKQYNINKGQYIFLNALYKKDGIRQEELSDYLKIDKGTTAKAIKKLEDDEYIIRIVDVKDKRAYNVYLTDKALKIKPTVRKAMMAWTDILFLGFSKEEKETALVLLERMGENATNINDHFTDDAAH